A part of Thermomicrobiales bacterium genomic DNA contains:
- a CDS encoding FHA domain-containing protein: MVSELPFEWFVLLLRVVFIFLLYFFVYQVIRVVSRELRALATRGEPVAGVPAPIGALMVAEPGESNLRRGEVFDLEPVSVIGRHPRATIHVESSFISSEHAQLSWEQDRWWVTDLRSTNGTFVNGTQIRVPTGIRTGDFVEIGGIRFQLVP; this comes from the coding sequence TTGGTTTCTGAGCTGCCATTTGAATGGTTCGTCCTGCTGTTGCGGGTTGTGTTCATCTTCCTCCTGTATTTCTTCGTCTACCAGGTCATTCGCGTCGTGTCCCGCGAGCTGCGTGCCCTCGCAACCCGGGGAGAACCCGTTGCGGGCGTGCCCGCGCCGATCGGCGCGCTGATGGTTGCCGAACCCGGGGAGTCGAATCTGCGCCGCGGTGAAGTGTTTGACCTCGAGCCCGTATCTGTCATTGGCCGGCATCCGAGGGCAACGATCCACGTCGAAAGCTCGTTTATTTCTTCCGAGCATGCCCAGCTCAGCTGGGAGCAGGATCGTTGGTGGGTCACCGACCTGCGCTCGACGAATGGCACATTCGTCAACGGCACGCAGATTCGCGTTCCGACTGGCATTCGAACCGGGGACTTTGTCGAGATCGGCGGCATCC
- a CDS encoding DUF3662 and FHA domain-containing protein, with product MTALDKFENFFEHVVEGTVGRIFRPAIQPAEIGRRLERAMESRKVASVDGMIVPNDYRVSMNPLDMVMFADFVPALCHQMEEWLIDQADRRDYRFIDLVRVQIFGEDAVVRRQIRVDASIAELPGLDRVAQDEIQRTEVYRVIRAAGDVPPKLLRFTGGNHSGETVILRRPLIQIGRALDNDVVIDAAEVSRHHAQIEVRDGVYELRDLESTNGTQVNGRPIATARLRDGDMITFGTVAMELLPYSTPSSGMSRD from the coding sequence ATGACTGCTCTCGACAAGTTCGAGAATTTCTTCGAGCACGTGGTCGAGGGCACGGTCGGGCGAATTTTCCGCCCAGCGATTCAGCCGGCCGAAATCGGCCGTCGGCTGGAGCGGGCGATGGAGAGTCGTAAGGTCGCCTCGGTCGACGGCATGATCGTGCCGAACGACTACCGCGTCAGCATGAACCCGCTTGACATGGTCATGTTCGCCGATTTCGTCCCTGCCCTCTGTCATCAGATGGAGGAGTGGCTCATCGACCAGGCAGATCGGCGCGATTACCGGTTTATCGACCTCGTCCGGGTTCAGATCTTCGGCGAAGACGCCGTTGTCCGTCGCCAGATCCGGGTGGATGCAAGCATCGCGGAACTTCCGGGCCTCGATCGCGTCGCTCAGGATGAGATCCAGCGAACCGAGGTCTATCGCGTGATTCGCGCGGCGGGAGATGTGCCGCCGAAGCTCCTTCGCTTCACGGGCGGTAACCACTCCGGAGAGACAGTGATCCTTCGTCGACCGTTGATCCAGATCGGCCGCGCGCTCGACAATGACGTCGTCATCGATGCCGCCGAGGTATCGCGCCACCACGCGCAGATCGAGGTGCGCGATGGTGTCTACGAGCTGCGGGACCTGGAGAGCACGAACGGGACACAGGTGAATGGCCGGCCGATCGCGACAGCCCGCCTCCGTGACGGCGATATGATTACCTTCGGGACCGTCGCGATGGAGCTTCTGCCCTATTCGACGCCGTCCAGCGGCATGAGCCGCGACTGA